The following are from one region of the Microbacterium sp. BK668 genome:
- the ccsB gene encoding c-type cytochrome biogenesis protein CcsB, which translates to MPDTMTLDSVSVLLVWTAIAVYALAFIAYAVDLARRGAQAAEAKDAAYGRERELVVAGSQAAAAEVQDAASGVSKDAAAARLKAQRDAAERALEARPGHRQRLLWARVGTSLTVLAFLFHLGGTITRGIAAARVPWSNMYEFALTGTLLIVAVYLVALLRYDLRFLGALITGMVVLLLGGATLSFYVEVVPLADPLKSIWLVIHVFVASLATALFALAFGLSVLQLLQARRERMELSGDGSPDGRQRLRFLGTLPGSDALESLAYRFAILGFIFWTFTLIAGSIWANDAWGRYWGFDTKEVWTFVIWVLYAGYIHARATRGWRGSRSAWLSIIGFSAVMFNFTIVNMFFKGLHVYSGLS; encoded by the coding sequence ATGCCCGACACGATGACGCTCGACTCGGTGTCCGTGCTGCTCGTGTGGACCGCGATCGCCGTCTACGCGCTCGCGTTCATCGCCTACGCGGTCGATCTGGCGCGCCGCGGCGCGCAGGCGGCGGAGGCGAAGGATGCCGCGTACGGCCGTGAGCGCGAACTCGTCGTGGCGGGGTCGCAGGCCGCGGCCGCGGAGGTGCAGGATGCGGCATCCGGCGTCTCGAAAGACGCAGCCGCGGCGCGCCTGAAAGCCCAGCGCGACGCAGCCGAGAGGGCTCTGGAGGCCCGCCCGGGCCACCGCCAGCGCCTGCTCTGGGCGCGGGTCGGAACCTCGCTGACCGTGCTGGCGTTCCTCTTCCACCTCGGTGGCACGATCACGCGGGGCATCGCCGCCGCGCGCGTCCCGTGGTCGAACATGTACGAGTTCGCCCTGACCGGGACGCTCCTCATCGTCGCGGTCTACCTCGTCGCTCTTCTTCGCTACGACCTGCGCTTCCTCGGCGCGCTCATCACCGGCATGGTGGTTCTGCTGCTGGGCGGTGCGACCCTGTCGTTCTACGTCGAGGTCGTGCCTCTCGCCGATCCGCTGAAGTCGATCTGGCTCGTCATCCACGTCTTCGTCGCGTCCCTGGCGACGGCCCTGTTCGCGCTGGCCTTCGGCCTCTCGGTGCTCCAGCTGCTGCAGGCCCGACGCGAGCGCATGGAGCTCTCGGGCGACGGTTCGCCCGACGGCAGGCAGCGACTGCGGTTCCTCGGCACCCTGCCCGGGTCGGATGCCCTCGAGTCGCTCGCCTACCGCTTCGCGATCCTCGGCTTCATCTTCTGGACCTTCACGCTCATCGCGGGGTCGATCTGGGCGAACGACGCGTGGGGTCGGTACTGGGGCTTCGACACGAAGGAAGTGTGGACCTTCGTCATCTGGGTGCTGTACGCGGGCTACATCCACGCCCGGGCGACCCGCGGCTGGCGCGGCAGCCGATCGGCCTGGCTGTCGATCATCGGCTTCTCGGCCGTCATGTTCAACTTCACGATCGTCAACATGTTCTTCAAGGGCCTGCACGTCTACAGCGGCCTCAGCTGA